Proteins encoded together in one Stutzerimonas stutzeri window:
- a CDS encoding alpha-amylase family glycosyl hydrolase — MSETTRTPWWMGATVYQIYPRSFADSNGDGIGDLQGVLRHLDYLKRLGVDALWLSPIFRSPMADAGYDISDYCDIDPLFGSLADIDRLIAEAHARDIRVLLDFVPNHTSDEHPWFVESRSSRDNPKRDWYIWRDQPNNWRAALGAGSAWTWDEHTQQYYLHLFLAKQPDLNWRNPEVVAAMHDVLRFWLDRGIDGFRIDVIHCTGKDPSFADDPRCQAGQPLSDFNDQPYSHEVLRGLRKLVDSYPGDRMLVGEVNIRSTERVLQYYGAGDELHLAFNFNPLDAPWDPVLFRTCIREVEHWLQPAGAWPTWVLSNHDNVRQRSRYQGSERAARAAAVLLLTLRGTPFIYQGEELGLEDAHIADEARIDPGGRDGCRAPIPWLAEPPHDWNGASPWLPFPPDADELAAERQVGAANSMFALYQRLLAARKASPALLHGDFEELPSHPEVLAYRRQLGDDLRLVCINFAEAAHACPQSGDWTVEIASDGLGEGEPYAGTLNPGQALVLRPTEA; from the coding sequence ATGAGCGAGACAACGCGAACGCCGTGGTGGATGGGTGCGACCGTTTATCAGATCTACCCGCGATCCTTCGCTGACAGCAACGGCGACGGCATCGGCGACCTCCAGGGCGTACTGCGGCACCTCGACTACCTCAAGCGGCTGGGGGTCGATGCTCTGTGGCTATCGCCGATCTTCCGCTCGCCGATGGCCGATGCCGGCTACGACATCAGCGACTACTGCGACATCGACCCGCTGTTCGGCTCGCTGGCCGACATCGACCGGCTGATCGCAGAGGCCCATGCCCGCGATATTCGCGTGCTGCTGGACTTCGTGCCCAATCACACCTCCGACGAGCATCCCTGGTTCGTCGAGTCGCGCAGCTCGCGGGACAACCCCAAGCGCGACTGGTACATCTGGCGGGACCAGCCGAACAACTGGCGCGCTGCGCTGGGTGCCGGCAGCGCCTGGACCTGGGACGAGCACACCCAGCAGTACTACCTGCACCTGTTCCTGGCCAAGCAGCCGGACCTGAACTGGCGCAACCCCGAAGTGGTCGCGGCAATGCACGACGTGCTGCGCTTCTGGCTCGATCGCGGCATCGATGGCTTTCGCATCGACGTCATTCACTGCACCGGCAAGGATCCGAGCTTCGCCGACGATCCGCGCTGCCAGGCCGGTCAGCCGTTGTCGGACTTCAACGACCAGCCCTACAGCCACGAGGTGCTGCGCGGCCTGCGCAAGCTGGTCGACAGCTATCCCGGTGATCGCATGCTGGTCGGCGAGGTGAACATCCGCTCCACCGAGCGCGTGCTGCAGTACTACGGCGCCGGCGATGAGCTGCACCTGGCCTTCAACTTCAATCCGCTCGATGCGCCCTGGGACCCGGTGCTGTTTCGCACCTGCATCCGTGAGGTCGAGCACTGGCTGCAGCCGGCCGGCGCCTGGCCGACCTGGGTGCTGTCCAACCACGACAATGTGCGCCAGCGCAGCCGCTACCAGGGCTCCGAGCGCGCGGCCCGCGCTGCCGCGGTGCTGTTGCTGACGCTGCGCGGCACACCGTTCATCTACCAGGGCGAGGAGCTGGGCCTGGAAGACGCACACATCGCCGACGAGGCGCGCATCGACCCGGGCGGCCGCGACGGCTGTCGTGCTCCCATTCCCTGGCTGGCCGAACCGCCCCATGACTGGAATGGCGCCTCACCCTGGCTGCCCTTTCCGCCCGATGCCGACGAGCTGGCCGCGGAACGGCAGGTCGGCGCGGCGAACTCGATGTTCGCCCTCTATCAGCGCCTGCTCGCGGCGCGCAAGGCCAGCCCGGCGCTGCTGCACGGCGACTTCGAGGAACTGCCCTCGCACCCCGAGGTGCTCGCCTACCGCCGGCAGCTGGGCGATGACCTGCGGCTGGTCTGCATCAATTTCGCCGAAGCGGCGCATGCCTGCCCGCAGAGTGGCGACTGGACGGTGGAAATCGCCAGCGACGGCCTCGGCGAAGGCGAGCCCTATGCCGGCACCCTGAACCCGGGCCAGGCACTCGTGCTGCGCCCGACGGAGGCCTGA
- a CDS encoding alpha-amylase family protein, translating to MRPLWYRNAVIYQIDPSLFRDSNGDGCGDLRGITERLDYIRGLGCTAIWLMPFYQSPFEDAGYDISDHLQVAERFGDLADIVALLEKAEELGLHVIIELVVQHTSSEHRWFQEARRDRDSPYRDYYIWADEPDDAIEPIFPTVEDSVWTWDEQAGQYYRHLFYKHEPDLNLTNPRVIHEIERIMSFWLRLGVSGFRIDAAVHMVRQAGGGDLRQGYWLLEHMRDFVTMRRPETVLLGEIDTDPEKYIEYFGDEADRVTLLLDFWVNNHLFLALARQQAEPLCRALNSQPLPPSHSQYALWIRNHDELSLDRLEEDERNEVLDTFAPDQNMRAYNRGIRRRLAPMLDGDERRIAATHALLFSLPGTPIIRYGEEIGMGDDLERPERLAVRTPMQWSNEPNAGFSCIDAQRLIAPVIDEGPFAFDRVNVFAQTLRSDSLMARTGNMIRTRIGLREIGIGKRRTVEVDDPSVFAIRHDNDSTVLMLVNLADRETTVTITDDDLQDMVDVLADCDYGQPEGTPLQLRLGPYGYRWLRRKQQLFG from the coding sequence ATGCGCCCACTCTGGTACCGCAACGCGGTGATCTATCAGATCGACCCCTCGCTGTTCCGTGACAGCAACGGCGATGGCTGCGGCGATCTGCGCGGCATCACCGAGCGCCTCGACTACATTCGCGGCCTCGGTTGCACCGCGATCTGGCTCATGCCCTTCTACCAGTCGCCATTCGAGGATGCCGGCTACGACATCAGCGACCATCTGCAGGTGGCCGAGCGCTTCGGCGACCTGGCCGACATCGTCGCCCTGCTGGAGAAGGCCGAGGAGCTGGGTCTGCACGTGATCATCGAGCTGGTCGTGCAGCATACCTCCAGCGAACACCGCTGGTTCCAGGAAGCGCGCCGCGACCGCGACTCGCCCTATCGCGACTACTACATCTGGGCCGACGAGCCGGACGACGCCATCGAGCCGATCTTTCCCACGGTCGAAGACAGCGTCTGGACCTGGGACGAGCAGGCCGGCCAGTACTATCGCCATCTGTTCTACAAGCATGAGCCGGACCTGAACCTGACCAACCCGCGGGTGATCCACGAGATCGAGCGGATCATGTCGTTCTGGCTACGCCTGGGCGTGTCGGGCTTTCGCATCGACGCCGCGGTGCACATGGTGCGCCAGGCCGGCGGTGGCGACCTGCGCCAGGGTTACTGGCTGCTGGAACACATGCGCGACTTCGTCACCATGCGCCGCCCGGAGACCGTATTGCTCGGCGAGATCGATACCGATCCGGAGAAGTACATCGAGTACTTCGGTGACGAGGCCGACCGCGTCACCCTGCTGCTGGACTTCTGGGTCAACAACCATCTGTTCCTCGCCCTCGCCAGGCAGCAGGCCGAGCCGCTCTGTCGCGCGCTGAACAGCCAGCCGCTGCCACCCAGCCATTCGCAATACGCCCTGTGGATTCGCAACCACGACGAGCTGAGCCTCGACCGGCTGGAGGAGGATGAGCGCAACGAGGTGCTGGATACCTTTGCCCCCGACCAGAACATGCGCGCCTACAACCGCGGTATTCGCCGACGCCTGGCGCCCATGCTCGACGGCGACGAGCGACGCATCGCCGCCACCCACGCCCTGCTCTTCTCCCTGCCCGGCACGCCGATCATCCGCTACGGCGAGGAAATCGGCATGGGCGACGATCTCGAGCGCCCGGAACGGCTGGCGGTGCGCACGCCGATGCAGTGGTCCAACGAGCCCAACGCCGGCTTCTCCTGCATCGACGCGCAACGGCTGATCGCCCCGGTGATCGATGAAGGGCCCTTCGCCTTCGACAGGGTCAACGTATTCGCCCAGACCCTGCGCAGCGACTCACTGATGGCGCGCACCGGCAACATGATCCGCACCCGCATCGGCCTGCGCGAGATCGGCATCGGCAAGCGGCGCACGGTGGAGGTGGACGACCCGAGCGTGTTCGCCATTCGCCACGACAACGATTCCACGGTGCTGATGCTGGTGAATCTGGCGGACCGCGAGACCACCGTGACGATCACCGACGACGACCTGCAGGACATGGTCGATGTACTCGCCGACTGCGACTACGGGCAGCCCGAGGGCACCCCGCTCCAGCTGCGGCTGGGTCCGTACGGCTACCGCTGGCTGCGGCGCAAGCAGCAACTGTTCGGATAG